The following are from one region of the Paraglaciecola sp. L1A13 genome:
- a CDS encoding gamma carbonic anhydrase family protein → MSIRSYKGIQPKLADGCYIDESSVLVGDIECGEHVSVWPLVAARGDVNYIKIGARSNVQDGTVLHVSRVSKENPKGHPLIIGEDVTVGHKCMLHGCELGNRILVGMGAIVMDGAIVEDDVFIGAGSLVPPNKRLESGYLYVGSPVKQARPLKESERAFLKMSANNYVRLKNEYLEE, encoded by the coding sequence ATGAGCATTAGAAGTTATAAAGGTATACAACCAAAGCTTGCCGATGGTTGCTATATAGATGAATCAAGTGTGCTAGTGGGCGATATAGAATGTGGGGAACACGTCAGTGTTTGGCCGTTAGTTGCCGCCCGTGGTGATGTTAACTATATAAAGATTGGGGCGCGCAGCAATGTTCAAGATGGCACGGTGTTACATGTCAGTCGTGTAAGCAAAGAAAATCCGAAAGGTCATCCGCTTATTATTGGAGAGGATGTAACGGTCGGCCATAAATGCATGCTACATGGATGCGAGTTGGGTAACCGTATTTTAGTCGGTATGGGCGCCATTGTTATGGACGGAGCCATAGTAGAGGATGACGTTTTTATAGGTGCTGGTAGTCTAGTACCCCCTAATAAACGCTTAGAGAGTGGTTATCTATATGTTGGTAGTCCAGTAAAACAGGCTCGACCACTAAAAGAATCAGAGCGTGCTTTTTTGAAAATGTCCGCTAATAACTATGTCAGACTAAAAAATGAGTATTTGGAAGAATAG
- a CDS encoding error-prone DNA polymerase, translated as MPQKNTTQYAELFCQSNFSFLRAASHPQELILQANFLGYRALAITDECSVAGIVRAYSEIKKKQLNIRLIVGSLFHFNEELEIILLCPNHKAYSELCRIITNARRRAEKGCYHLELWDLKTAKHCLAIWIPKGDKNRDEYWAKWLSRHYANRLWIGYQRHLTSNEQDYLAHCEFLQHHFQIPVTACGGVLMHAPDRYELLCVLNAIHKVKNIEHVVNYIPQNTERSLRPLAKLKRLYSTDWLTESVHIAQLCTFDMSELSYQYPAELIPQGSTPTEHLRKLVKAGMAIRFPDGVTLAIKRIIAKELKLITLLKYEFFFLTISDIVQFAKSQNILYQGRGSAANSVVCYCLEITAVDPRQISVLFERFISKERNEPPDIDVDFEHERREEIIQYIYKKYGRERTAIAATVITYRHKSAIRDVGKALGIHESQIDFFIKNINQRDKLLNWQAQITELGLDPSSGKGKHFIQLVNEIKGFPRHLSQHVGGFVISANPLYQLVPVENASMVDRSVIQWDKDDLESLGLLKVDVLALGMLTAIRKSFDLITKHQSKVISIADITRLPSDADVYAMIQRADTVGVFQIESRAQMTMLPRLRPKCFYDLVIQIAIVRPGPIQGDMVHPFLRRRDGKEPVEYPSKEVEAVLSRTMGVPIFQEQVIKIAMVAAGFTGGEADQLRRAMASWKKTGELIKFKDKLIDGMLARGYKSQFAEQLYKQICGFGEYGFPESHSASFSVLAYVSSWLKYYYPESFYCGLLNSWPMGFYTPDQLIQDAKRHHVKILPLCINSSSYDHILENCHGKLAIRLGIRLVKGVSRNQIEHVIENRPFDGFKQLNELKDSGLNSGHLEALASANAFQSISNNRYTTKWLLMNAEPNLPLFNQLSLVGDYTPDQPTTLNTVLEDYRTTGLSLTLHPIRILSDAKLLGRYTAASQLEIIQHKSVVSVVGLVKGRQSPGTAAGVTFITLEDDTGNSNVIVWQATARAQKQAYLKATILKVSGILERGDGGVTHIIAGKLHDLSHLFVELETRSRDFH; from the coding sequence ATGCCTCAAAAAAACACTACCCAATATGCCGAGTTATTTTGCCAAAGTAATTTTAGTTTTTTACGAGCGGCCTCTCATCCTCAAGAGCTTATTTTACAGGCCAACTTTCTAGGTTATCGAGCACTTGCTATCACTGATGAATGTAGCGTAGCGGGTATAGTACGCGCTTACTCCGAAATTAAAAAAAAGCAACTCAATATTCGACTAATCGTTGGAAGTTTGTTTCATTTTAATGAGGAGTTAGAGATCATATTATTGTGCCCTAATCACAAGGCTTATTCCGAGTTATGTCGTATTATTACCAACGCACGCAGACGCGCTGAAAAAGGCTGTTATCACCTTGAATTATGGGATTTAAAAACGGCTAAACATTGCCTCGCCATTTGGATCCCCAAGGGAGATAAAAACCGAGACGAGTACTGGGCTAAGTGGTTAAGTAGGCACTATGCCAATCGCCTATGGATAGGTTACCAACGACATCTTACTTCAAACGAACAAGACTATTTAGCCCACTGCGAATTCTTACAGCATCATTTCCAGATTCCCGTCACCGCATGTGGTGGCGTATTAATGCATGCCCCCGATCGATATGAGTTACTCTGTGTACTAAATGCGATACACAAGGTTAAAAATATAGAACATGTAGTTAATTATATACCACAAAATACCGAACGTTCACTTCGACCGTTAGCTAAATTGAAACGATTGTACTCAACCGATTGGTTAACGGAGAGTGTCCATATTGCCCAATTATGCACTTTCGATATGAGTGAGTTAAGTTATCAATACCCTGCTGAGTTGATTCCTCAAGGTTCGACTCCAACGGAACATTTACGTAAACTTGTAAAGGCAGGAATGGCAATTCGTTTTCCAGATGGCGTCACACTTGCTATCAAGCGGATCATCGCCAAAGAGTTAAAACTCATAACTTTGCTTAAGTATGAGTTTTTCTTTTTGACTATTTCAGACATTGTACAGTTCGCAAAATCACAAAATATACTCTATCAAGGAAGAGGATCGGCGGCCAACTCAGTGGTCTGTTATTGCTTAGAGATTACCGCCGTGGACCCTAGGCAAATATCGGTTTTATTTGAACGATTTATTTCAAAAGAACGTAACGAGCCGCCGGATATAGACGTTGATTTTGAGCATGAACGTCGTGAAGAAATAATCCAATATATCTATAAAAAATACGGCCGTGAGCGAACAGCCATAGCAGCAACCGTGATCACCTATCGACATAAAAGTGCTATTCGTGACGTGGGTAAAGCATTGGGAATTCACGAATCTCAAATAGATTTTTTTATTAAAAACATTAACCAACGCGATAAATTATTGAATTGGCAAGCACAAATAACAGAGCTTGGGCTCGACCCAAGTTCCGGCAAAGGGAAACACTTCATTCAATTAGTTAACGAGATAAAGGGATTTCCTAGGCATCTATCACAACATGTAGGTGGCTTTGTCATTTCAGCCAACCCTTTATATCAATTGGTACCCGTTGAAAACGCCTCAATGGTGGACCGAAGTGTGATCCAATGGGATAAAGATGATTTGGAAAGTTTAGGATTACTCAAAGTCGACGTGCTGGCATTAGGTATGCTAACCGCCATTCGTAAAAGTTTCGATCTGATTACTAAACATCAGAGTAAGGTCATTAGCATTGCAGACATAACACGGTTACCAAGCGATGCTGACGTATATGCCATGATCCAACGTGCTGATACCGTTGGTGTATTTCAAATAGAGTCTCGGGCACAAATGACAATGCTTCCGAGGCTACGGCCAAAGTGTTTTTACGACTTAGTCATTCAAATTGCAATTGTCAGGCCTGGGCCTATCCAAGGTGACATGGTCCACCCTTTTTTACGCCGCCGTGATGGAAAAGAGCCTGTTGAGTATCCCTCTAAAGAGGTCGAAGCTGTTTTATCTCGCACTATGGGCGTACCAATATTTCAAGAACAGGTTATTAAGATAGCAATGGTCGCTGCTGGTTTTACTGGCGGTGAAGCGGATCAGTTACGTAGGGCCATGGCGAGTTGGAAAAAAACTGGTGAGCTGATTAAATTTAAAGATAAGCTTATCGACGGCATGCTTGCTAGGGGCTATAAATCGCAATTTGCCGAGCAACTGTACAAACAGATATGTGGGTTCGGTGAATACGGTTTTCCTGAATCTCATTCCGCTTCTTTCTCAGTTCTTGCCTATGTTTCGTCTTGGTTAAAATATTATTATCCAGAAAGCTTTTACTGCGGTTTGTTGAATAGCTGGCCGATGGGGTTTTATACACCCGATCAACTGATACAAGATGCAAAACGTCATCACGTAAAGATTCTTCCACTGTGCATTAACTCGTCAAGCTATGATCATATACTAGAAAATTGCCACGGTAAGTTGGCAATTCGATTAGGAATAAGACTCGTAAAAGGGGTATCTCGTAATCAAATTGAACATGTTATCGAAAACCGCCCCTTTGACGGATTTAAACAATTAAACGAACTAAAAGACAGCGGGTTAAATAGCGGGCACTTAGAAGCGCTGGCCAGCGCCAATGCTTTTCAATCGATCAGCAATAATAGATACACCACGAAATGGTTACTAATGAACGCTGAGCCCAATTTACCGCTATTTAATCAGCTCTCTTTAGTTGGCGATTACACACCAGATCAACCTACAACCTTAAATACTGTTCTTGAAGACTATCGTACGACAGGACTTAGCTTAACTTTACATCCTATTCGAATATTAAGTGATGCAAAGTTACTGGGTCGGTATACAGCTGCGAGTCAGCTCGAGATTATTCAACATAAATCGGTAGTATCCGTGGTAGGCCTTGTTAAAGGAAGGCAAAGCCCTGGAACAGCTGCTGGTGTCACCTTTATTACCCTTGAAGATGATACAGGCAATAGCAATGTGATCGTGTGGCAAGCGACAGCTAGGGCTCAAAAACAAGCTTATTTAAAAGCCACGATCTTGAAGGTGAGTGGTATCTTAGAGCGCGGAGATGGCGGTGTTACCCATATTATTGCCGGTAAGCTGCATGACCTAAGTCACCTCTTTGTAGAGCTCGAAACTCGTTCCCGAGATTTTCATTAA
- a CDS encoding DNA polymerase Y family protein, with protein sequence MHSLWLYLHFPNLQLDSYALEERAITSPLVILDSTNSIVQLNQAARDLGIKMHMSLGTAAALHRDLQVVPFNPKIEQQQLSLIAQNLYLTVSDISFFSPQGLLLKVHNMLGLYGDLSTLWGMIKKQLASHHVHFSYASGHSPLAAKLLAVRGWNKVTPKHDEIRGALKHIDLVFTDLTSKEIGKLNSVGIKTVEQLFSVPFSDLAKRFDTQVITYLGQLRGDFKHPVDFFHPKEHFQQYIELLYEIERSDVLLKPIQHLLTSLENFLLQRDELTQQLHLTLYQRDKTPLNVNIGSQQGEYRARNWSALLTLRFESLILSAPIVALQLATGKTFVRSPDKQDLFLGRQGAVSRLQLVSLLSAKLGDNVLFSPGTMNDYRPECASKYTPPLEIKESTPLYNSPLRPSLLLPAPIILSEVVSIMHGPERISTGWWDHHSVVRDYFIAMSQDGQWFWIFRTPEKQWFLHGIFS encoded by the coding sequence ATGCACTCTTTATGGTTATATTTACATTTTCCTAATCTGCAGCTGGACTCCTACGCTCTTGAAGAACGAGCTATAACTTCTCCTTTGGTAATACTGGATTCAACTAACAGCATCGTACAGTTAAACCAAGCCGCACGAGATTTAGGCATTAAAATGCACATGAGTCTAGGCACCGCTGCAGCCTTACATCGTGATCTGCAAGTGGTGCCCTTTAATCCAAAAATTGAACAACAACAACTCAGCCTGATCGCCCAAAATCTATATTTAACCGTCTCTGATATTAGTTTTTTTAGCCCGCAGGGCTTACTACTTAAAGTCCATAATATGTTGGGCTTATATGGTGACTTAAGCACACTTTGGGGCATGATAAAAAAGCAACTGGCTTCCCATCATGTTCACTTTTCATATGCATCGGGTCACTCTCCTTTAGCAGCCAAACTACTGGCAGTAAGAGGGTGGAATAAAGTCACCCCTAAGCATGATGAAATAAGAGGGGCGCTCAAACATATCGATCTGGTTTTTACCGATCTCACTTCAAAAGAAATTGGGAAGCTAAACAGTGTTGGGATAAAAACGGTTGAGCAATTATTCTCTGTACCGTTTAGTGATCTCGCTAAACGTTTTGATACTCAAGTGATTACTTATCTTGGTCAACTCAGAGGGGATTTTAAACATCCCGTTGATTTTTTTCATCCCAAAGAGCATTTCCAACAATACATTGAATTGCTGTATGAGATAGAACGTAGTGATGTATTACTTAAGCCTATTCAACACCTACTGACGAGTTTGGAGAATTTTTTACTGCAAAGAGACGAACTCACTCAACAACTTCACCTGACCCTTTACCAACGAGATAAGACCCCTTTAAACGTTAACATTGGATCACAACAAGGTGAATACAGGGCGCGAAATTGGTCAGCCTTACTGACCTTAAGATTCGAAAGCCTGATATTGAGCGCACCGATTGTCGCTTTGCAACTAGCTACCGGTAAAACGTTTGTCCGCAGTCCTGACAAACAGGATTTATTTCTTGGAAGGCAAGGGGCGGTCTCACGCTTACAGCTGGTTTCGTTACTCAGTGCAAAATTAGGTGATAATGTGTTATTTAGCCCTGGTACGATGAATGACTATCGGCCGGAATGCGCATCAAAATACACCCCCCCATTAGAAATAAAAGAATCAACTCCTCTTTACAATTCACCTTTGCGGCCCAGTTTACTGCTACCTGCACCAATCATTTTGTCCGAAGTCGTGTCAATCATGCATGGCCCTGAACGGATAAGCACAGGTTGGTGGGACCATCATTCGGTGGTGAGAGACTACTTCATTGCAATGAGTCAAGATGGCCAGTGGTTTTGGATATTTAGAACGCCAGAAAAGCAGTGGTTTTTGCATGGTATATTCAGCTAA
- the imuA gene encoding translesion DNA synthesis-associated protein ImuA, producing MKPTIDELKNKRLLWQASQVSAAQNTLPSGFEALDAHLQGGLPEQGVVDVSTAIGIGELRLLLPSFVLRQQSSEKLLVFIAPPVRLNGPMLLQLGFDLTRILIIEPKNAKDALWSAEQCLKSGCCEGVFLWHQSLEIHQAKRLQFAAETGGALSIIIRQKTHEHFSLPVSLTMDLAAAPEGIDVTITKRKGGSHSEPFVVNMVKAWPALTRRLPIRKNIPLATIHSLTG from the coding sequence ATGAAACCCACTATTGATGAACTTAAAAATAAGCGCCTACTTTGGCAAGCAAGCCAAGTAAGCGCTGCTCAAAATACACTTCCTAGTGGTTTCGAGGCATTAGATGCGCATTTACAAGGTGGTTTGCCCGAACAAGGCGTTGTGGATGTCAGTACGGCAATCGGCATCGGTGAGTTACGTTTATTACTGCCCAGTTTTGTACTGCGTCAGCAAAGTAGCGAGAAGTTACTCGTGTTTATTGCACCGCCCGTTCGCTTGAATGGCCCTATGCTATTGCAGCTAGGTTTTGACCTAACACGCATCCTCATTATTGAACCGAAAAATGCTAAAGATGCATTATGGTCAGCAGAGCAATGTTTAAAAAGTGGCTGTTGTGAAGGCGTTTTTCTTTGGCATCAATCTTTGGAAATCCATCAAGCGAAGCGACTGCAATTCGCCGCAGAAACGGGTGGTGCACTGAGTATCATTATTCGTCAGAAAACGCACGAACACTTCTCACTGCCGGTTTCATTGACGATGGATCTTGCAGCTGCACCGGAAGGTATTGACGTGACCATCACGAAACGCAAAGGCGGCAGTCACAGTGAGCCGTTTGTCGTTAACATGGTTAAGGCATGGCCAGCTCTCACGCGTCGATTGCCCATTAGAAAAAATATACCACTTGCCACCATTCATAGCCTGACTGGTTAG
- a CDS encoding AraC family transcriptional regulator ligand-binding domain-containing protein, translated as MKNAQRNHVGVDDKFMPAHQLAASLMDLAIARGANKDRLLRGTQIFYQDMKSGGTLLSPAQLLRLIANVRTQVSGYDCSFLLGRRVFPGNYGHISNALLHSQDLQDALRLLYMFRMQICPFLHAYSYRDNQQLHLVMNDALGCGAQWQFIVESYLTAFVSATRLLLGRRVPFHFDFPFARPRHIQEYEENLGFRLNFSQPLLRIRLDVQWLNIPFILQSKSLKWHAVQQLTQHEQINCGFVEALRNSLRNKRHQTLQETALTFGMSPATFKRKLKLNNIRFQQLQDELGVQQAIHLLQVKKLNNEDTASLMAFSDVPNFRRAVKRWTGFTPSQLRL; from the coding sequence ATGAAAAACGCGCAACGTAATCATGTCGGCGTAGACGATAAATTTATGCCCGCCCATCAGTTAGCAGCCAGTTTGATGGACTTAGCCATTGCCCGAGGCGCAAATAAAGATCGCTTATTACGCGGCACGCAAATTTTTTATCAAGATATGAAATCAGGCGGTACGTTATTAAGCCCTGCTCAACTGTTGCGCTTAATTGCTAACGTACGAACGCAGGTGTCTGGGTATGATTGCTCATTCTTACTCGGTAGACGCGTATTCCCAGGTAACTATGGGCATATTTCTAACGCCCTTTTACATAGTCAAGACCTGCAAGACGCGCTTCGTTTATTGTACATGTTTCGCATGCAAATTTGCCCCTTCTTACATGCGTACAGCTACCGTGACAATCAGCAATTACACTTGGTGATGAATGATGCCCTAGGCTGTGGTGCTCAATGGCAGTTCATTGTTGAAAGCTACTTAACCGCTTTCGTGTCAGCCACAAGATTGCTACTTGGTCGCAGAGTACCCTTTCATTTCGACTTTCCGTTTGCCAGGCCTAGGCATATTCAAGAATATGAAGAGAATTTAGGGTTCAGACTTAACTTTTCTCAGCCACTTCTGCGCATCCGTCTTGATGTTCAATGGTTAAATATTCCTTTTATACTACAAAGCAAAAGCCTTAAATGGCATGCTGTGCAACAACTTACTCAACACGAGCAAATTAACTGCGGGTTTGTTGAAGCGCTTAGGAACTCTCTACGCAATAAGCGCCACCAAACGCTTCAGGAAACAGCATTAACATTCGGTATGAGTCCGGCAACCTTTAAGCGCAAATTAAAATTAAATAATATACGGTTTCAGCAATTACAAGATGAGCTTGGCGTGCAGCAAGCTATCCATTTGTTACAAGTCAAAAAACTCAATAACGAAGATACAGCCAGTTTAATGGCATTTTCAGACGTCCCCAACTTTAGACGGGCGGTTAAACGTTGGACCGGTTTTACTCCCAGTCAATTACGCCTATAA
- a CDS encoding diguanylate cyclase domain-containing protein, translating to MNLSLLARHQTLISVIAACLALAVSLSFGLGQLKDWQEISGLDILGEGSIAAFSLIWLFFLLISRPPGNVTTGLVLGLSCFMFSALLDLFDEVVHYQAAAAGLSLIESIPAGIGMFIMSYALWRWHHEQLALNRQLNRREANLREHDQIDFITQLYRADYMRGQIDMQLRTKDSSPFSIMMLDIDNFDAFNRQFGPDEGDRLLREISELILMNLRKTDLACRYAGDRFILLLPDTNLALADELAHHIRQAISHLAFKPAQQDTPVYHSMTIAAEADRVGDAVDNIINRVNQRLDSYKQYA from the coding sequence ATGAATTTATCGTTATTAGCCCGTCATCAAACTTTAATTTCGGTTATTGCCGCATGTCTGGCTCTTGCGGTCAGCTTAAGTTTTGGTCTTGGCCAGTTAAAAGATTGGCAAGAAATAAGCGGGTTAGATATTTTAGGAGAAGGCAGTATTGCCGCTTTTTCGCTGATTTGGCTGTTCTTTTTATTAATTAGTCGACCCCCAGGAAATGTCACCACAGGACTCGTGCTCGGTTTGAGTTGCTTTATGTTTTCGGCGCTACTCGATTTATTTGATGAAGTGGTGCATTACCAAGCGGCCGCGGCCGGTTTAAGCTTAATAGAATCTATACCGGCTGGCATAGGTATGTTTATCATGAGCTATGCCTTGTGGCGCTGGCATCACGAGCAATTAGCGTTAAATCGTCAGCTAAATCGCCGGGAAGCGAACCTGCGCGAACATGATCAGATTGATTTTATTACCCAGCTTTACCGAGCTGACTATATGCGCGGTCAAATAGACATGCAGTTGCGAACCAAAGACAGCAGTCCTTTTTCAATCATGATGCTAGACATTGACAATTTTGATGCCTTTAATCGCCAATTTGGCCCAGATGAAGGTGACCGATTACTACGTGAAATATCTGAGCTGATATTGATGAATTTACGCAAAACAGATTTAGCCTGTCGCTATGCAGGCGATCGTTTTATTTTATTATTACCCGATACTAATCTAGCGCTCGCAGATGAACTAGCACACCATATTCGCCAAGCCATTTCACATCTAGCGTTTAAACCCGCCCAACAGGACACGCCTGTTTATCATTCTATGACGATTGCCGCTGAGGCCGATCGAGTGGGCGATGCAGTAGATAACATCATTAACCGGGTAAATCAGCGCTTAGATAGTTATAAACAGTACGCGTAG
- a CDS encoding TonB-dependent receptor, which translates to MPITKSSLTIACISALFSLHGAAQDLGTLQGLLTDTSQTSYFAGAEISLKELGMSTVSRRDGSFRFGNLPQGKYTIVIKYLGADTIEVPIEIEAGETLAQDFVLVSDRPDIESIIVYGQRAGQASALNQQRSADSIKSIVSADAIGQFPDQNAAEALQRLPGLFIERDQGEGRFVGIRGIDPNLNNVTINGLNVPSPEGGVRSVALDVIPSELIQTLEVSKSVTSDMDGDAIGGSVEVKSLSAFDKKGASASLTVQASKNDLRDEVSPKLSGSVTKVFNDTFGVAAAISYFDRDFGSDNIESNGDDEIEQRHYSINRERLGAAVNFDYRPNFNNQYYLRTLYSRFTDDEYRMANTFTFDGDDSDIERGSKDRFEEQSILSLTAGAEHQVNDWLIEYQLGYSKAKEDEPRSLYYTFVGEGMAISPDMQGPIPSITQDAAAMNLSNYELDEIELSKNDAQDSESSFKIDFTRMLEVQGHSAEIKFGGKYRDREKTNQANVSLYDGDFDEFDPSQFAAATPDWGLGDFGPGLNKANLRDFFNQQQSVLEQMELDSELESNGATYSNEEDILALYLMGKIDIEDLRIVAGFRYEKTEFSTSGMRVELIENEQIDVEEVVNTLWESQRSYDYLLPSLNVRYEFSDKLIARFAYTQTISRPKFEDVAAFQIIESKTEEDDGKFVTEREAQVGNPELLPYESDNIDLSLEYYPGDIGVLSAGYFYKRIDNFVIIADVAGTQGWEGFDEVTQAINGNTAQVSGLELSWVKAFDNGLLVSANGTFSDSDAETLLDGELYNTSLPNQSDKIGNLTLGYESELFSLRLTMSYKSENLEEIDGNLIRMEDSHQQVDFMAKYFINQKMHVYFNAININDEPYYHYFDKPSVNAQYEEYGRTLEFGFNWTL; encoded by the coding sequence ATGCCAATCACAAAGTCTTCACTCACAATCGCCTGTATTAGCGCACTATTCAGTTTACACGGGGCAGCACAAGACCTCGGTACACTACAAGGTTTGTTAACGGACACGAGTCAAACCAGCTACTTCGCGGGCGCAGAGATTAGTCTAAAAGAACTGGGAATGAGTACGGTATCACGTCGCGATGGTTCATTTCGGTTCGGTAATTTACCCCAAGGGAAATATACCATTGTAATCAAGTATTTGGGTGCAGACACCATCGAAGTCCCCATCGAAATTGAAGCCGGCGAAACCTTAGCGCAAGATTTTGTGTTAGTCAGTGATAGACCAGATATTGAAAGCATTATTGTTTATGGTCAGCGGGCAGGGCAAGCCAGTGCATTAAACCAGCAACGAAGTGCTGACAGTATTAAATCTATTGTGTCAGCAGATGCGATTGGTCAGTTTCCTGATCAGAATGCGGCGGAAGCCCTGCAACGTTTACCTGGTTTATTTATTGAACGAGATCAAGGTGAAGGGCGTTTTGTTGGTATACGAGGTATTGATCCGAATTTAAATAACGTGACCATAAATGGCTTAAATGTCCCTTCCCCTGAAGGAGGTGTGCGTTCAGTGGCGCTGGATGTTATCCCTTCTGAGTTGATTCAAACCCTTGAGGTGTCAAAATCCGTCACTTCAGACATGGACGGTGATGCGATTGGTGGCTCAGTTGAAGTGAAAAGCCTCAGTGCATTTGACAAAAAAGGCGCGAGTGCCAGCCTGACGGTTCAAGCCAGTAAAAATGATTTACGAGATGAAGTCAGCCCTAAGCTTTCAGGTAGTGTAACCAAGGTTTTTAACGACACATTTGGCGTGGCGGCTGCCATTTCTTATTTCGACCGTGATTTTGGCTCTGACAACATAGAGTCAAACGGTGATGATGAAATAGAGCAGCGTCATTACAGCATTAACCGTGAACGCTTGGGGGCTGCGGTGAACTTTGATTACCGGCCGAATTTTAACAATCAATACTACTTACGAACATTATACAGTCGCTTTACTGATGATGAATACCGCATGGCTAATACGTTTACCTTTGATGGTGATGATTCTGACATTGAGCGCGGCAGTAAAGACCGTTTTGAAGAACAAAGTATTTTGTCCCTCACTGCCGGTGCTGAGCACCAGGTAAATGACTGGTTAATTGAATACCAGTTGGGTTACTCAAAAGCCAAAGAAGATGAGCCACGTTCCTTATATTACACCTTCGTGGGCGAAGGCATGGCTATCTCACCTGATATGCAAGGACCCATTCCGAGCATCACCCAAGATGCAGCTGCGATGAATTTAAGCAATTACGAGTTGGATGAAATAGAGCTAAGCAAAAACGACGCCCAAGATAGCGAAAGCAGTTTCAAAATTGATTTCACGCGCATGTTAGAAGTGCAAGGGCACAGCGCTGAGATTAAATTTGGTGGTAAATACCGCGACCGTGAAAAAACCAATCAGGCGAACGTCTCTCTTTATGATGGGGATTTCGACGAGTTTGACCCAAGTCAGTTTGCGGCTGCAACCCCTGATTGGGGATTGGGCGATTTTGGTCCTGGGTTAAACAAGGCCAACTTGCGCGACTTTTTTAACCAGCAACAAAGCGTGCTTGAGCAAATGGAACTTGACTCAGAACTTGAGTCAAACGGTGCGACATACAGTAACGAAGAAGACATTTTAGCTTTGTATTTAATGGGAAAAATAGACATTGAAGACCTGCGTATCGTGGCGGGATTTCGTTATGAAAAAACCGAGTTTAGTACCTCTGGTATGCGTGTAGAGTTGATTGAAAACGAGCAAATCGATGTAGAAGAAGTCGTCAATACACTTTGGGAGAGTCAGCGCAGCTACGATTATTTACTGCCTAGTCTGAATGTGCGTTATGAATTCAGTGACAAGTTAATTGCGCGCTTTGCTTACACCCAAACTATCTCTCGGCCTAAGTTTGAAGATGTGGCGGCATTTCAAATTATTGAAAGTAAAACCGAGGAAGATGATGGTAAGTTTGTTACTGAGCGCGAAGCGCAAGTGGGCAACCCTGAATTACTACCTTATGAGTCCGATAACATTGATTTGTCTCTTGAGTATTACCCTGGAGACATAGGCGTATTGTCTGCCGGGTATTTTTATAAGCGCATCGATAACTTTGTGATCATCGCGGATGTCGCAGGCACACAAGGGTGGGAAGGTTTCGACGAAGTCACCCAAGCCATTAACGGAAATACTGCCCAAGTCAGTGGACTAGAGTTATCTTGGGTCAAGGCATTTGACAACGGCTTATTAGTCTCAGCCAACGGCACTTTTTCAGACTCAGACGCAGAGACTTTGTTAGATGGTGAGTTATATAACACCTCTTTGCCAAATCAATCAGACAAAATTGGCAACCTAACACTCGGCTACGAAAGCGAACTGTTTAGCCTGCGCTTGACCATGTCGTACAAGAGCGAAAATCTGGAAGAAATTGACGGTAATTTAATTCGCATGGAAGACAGCCATCAACAGGTAGATTTCATGGCTAAGTATTTCATCAATCAAAAGATGCATGTTTATTTTAACGCCATCAACATTAACGATGAGCCTTACTACCACTACTTTGATAAACCAAGTGTGAATGCCCAGTATGAAGAATATGGTCGCACGCTAGAGTTTGGGTTTAATTGGACGTTGTAA